The following are encoded in a window of Platichthys flesus chromosome 19, fPlaFle2.1, whole genome shotgun sequence genomic DNA:
- the grp gene encoding gastrin-releasing peptide — protein MGGVCWCYSWTCRLWPLLILATLPKCVVQYSESPAAVVGKMYPRGNHWAVGHLMGKKSIEIPPADVQGTNPNSDQLSETELDRFEPLMEALTQQKNQKQMRPQTADRLLRLHRGWREEDRDKYLRELSDLFLLALKLRGNDST, from the exons ATGGGCGGAGTGTGCTGGTGTTATTCGTGGACCTGCAGACTGTGGCCGCTTCTGATTCTGGCGACTTTACCCAAATGCGTGGTGCAATACTCAGAGAGTCCGGCTGCTGTGGTGGGGAAGATGTACCCAAGAGGCAACCACTGGGCAGTAG GTCACTTGATGGGTAAGAAGAGCATCGAGATCCCGCCTGCTGACGTGCAGGGGACGAACCCCAACAGCGACCAGCTCTCAGAAACAGAGCTGGACCGATTCGAGCCCCTGATGGAGGCTCTGACACAGCAGAAGAACCAAAAGCAGATGAGGCCCCAGACTGCAGACAGGCTGCTCCGACTGCACAGAGgctggagagaagaggacagagacaagTATCTTAGAGAG CTGTCAGACCTGTTTCTTCTGGCTTTGAAACTGCGAGGCAACGACTCCACCTGA
- the rx3 gene encoding retinal homeobox protein Rx3, with product MWLLGSPAQVTMMMDERLSPPARSVQSPGSNPSTIHSIEAILGFKEDTIFHKSASYSMAGKVLAKDAERTGSVTVTPGKKSLYAESFDTVCAAEASVCPDSPDRDDGKLSDDENPKKKHRRNRTTFTTFQLHELERAFEKSHYPDVYSREELAMKVNLPEVRVQVWFQNRRAKWRRQEKLEVSSIKLQETSSSLLCLSRSPTGSLGSGLQLDPWLSSPITTSTSLQSLPGFIGGSQGLSGTYNPSPPPSVPSSLSASFLSCPGLGHGQHLPHIGSMCPPPPAYQCSADPRNSSIASLRMKAKEHIQSIGKTW from the exons ATGTGGCTTCTTGGATCACCTGCCCAAGTCACGATGATGATGGATGAGCGCCTGTCTCCCCCCGCACGGTCGGTTCAGAGCCCCGGGAGCAACCCGTCCACGATCCACAGCATCGAGGCCATACTGGGATTTAAAGAGGACACCATCTTCCACAAGTCGGCCTCGTACAGCATGGCGGGAAAAGTTCTGGCCAAAGACGCAGAGCGCACCGGGAGCGTCACCGTGACACCCGGGAAGAAGAGTCTTTACGCAGAAAGTTTTGACA CTGTGTGCGCCGCTGAAGCCTCAGTGTGCCCGGACTCACCGGACAGAGACGACGGGAAACTGTCCGATGACGAGAACCCGAAGAAGAAGCATCGTCGGAACCGGACAACGTTCACCACCTTCCAGCTCCACGAGCTGGAGAGAGCCTTCGAGAAGTCCCACTACCCGGACGTGTACAGCCGCGAGGAGCTGGCCATGAAGGTCAACCTGCCGGAGGTCCGAGTGCAG gTGTGGTTCCAAAACCGACGGGCAAAGTGGCGTcggcaggagaagctggaggtgaGCTCCATCAAGCTCCAGgaaacctcctcctctctgctctgcctgAGCCGCTCCCCCACAGGCTCCCTGGGCTCCGGCCTGCAGCTGGACCCCTGGCTCTCCAGCCCgatcaccacctccacctccctgcaGTCCCTCCCGGGCTTCATCGGTGGCTCGCAGGGCCTTTCGGGCACATACaacccttctcctcctccttctgtgcCCTCTTCCCTGTcggcctccttcctctcctgccCGGGCCTGGGACATGGCCAGCACCTGCCCCACATTGGCTCTATGTGCCCCCCACCCCCGGCGTACCAGTGCTCTGCTGATCCAAGGAATTCCAGTATAGCCTCACTGAGGATGAAGGCGAAGGAACACATTCAGAGTATTGGGAAGACGTGGTGA